Proteins encoded together in one Microbacterium sp. ABRD28 window:
- a CDS encoding N-acetylmannosamine-6-phosphate 2-epimerase translates to MPDIPSLLDRLRGRLVVSCQALPGEPLHGPEHMSAMALSAIAGGAGGIRCEGPDDVRAIRSVTDLPVIGLWKAGADGVYITPTLEHALAVADAGADIVALDATARPRPDGRTLSETLRELSLRGIAVMADVATLAEGVAAAAAGATLVGTTLSGYTPETAGHAHHPGPDLDLVAALVDTLAIPVVAEGRITTPAQLSSAFAAGAWSVVVGGAITRPAMITAGFVGAIPADAGSPRSPKGAVRV, encoded by the coding sequence ATGCCCGACATCCCTTCCCTCCTCGATCGCCTCCGGGGGCGCCTCGTCGTCTCATGCCAGGCGCTACCCGGTGAACCGTTGCACGGTCCCGAGCACATGAGTGCCATGGCGCTGTCGGCGATCGCCGGAGGCGCCGGGGGAATCCGGTGCGAGGGCCCCGACGATGTCCGTGCCATCCGCTCGGTGACCGATCTCCCCGTGATCGGGCTCTGGAAAGCCGGCGCCGACGGCGTCTACATCACCCCGACGCTGGAACACGCCCTCGCCGTGGCTGACGCGGGCGCCGACATCGTGGCCCTGGACGCGACCGCACGACCGCGTCCGGACGGACGCACTCTGAGCGAGACCCTTCGCGAATTGAGCCTGCGGGGAATCGCCGTCATGGCCGACGTCGCCACCCTGGCCGAAGGTGTCGCCGCAGCAGCCGCCGGTGCGACGCTGGTCGGGACGACGCTCTCGGGCTACACGCCGGAGACCGCCGGGCACGCCCACCACCCCGGTCCGGATCTGGACCTCGTGGCGGCGCTGGTGGACACCCTGGCGATCCCGGTGGTGGCGGAAGGGCGGATCACCACGCCCGCACAGCTCTCCTCCGCCTTCGCTGCCGGCGCGTGGAGCGTCGTCGTGGGGGGCGCGATCACGCGCCCCGCGATGATCACCGCCGGATTCGTCGGCGCAATCCCCGCCGATGCCGGAAGCCCTCGCTCGCCGAAGGGAGCGGTCCGTGTCTGA